The following are encoded in a window of Lactobacillus intestinalis genomic DNA:
- the ptsP gene encoding phosphoenolpyruvate--protein phosphotransferase, translated as MTKTLKGIAASDGIAVAPAYLLVEPDLSFAKKTVDSVEDEVARYKKAIADSTAEVEKIRDTAKKSLGEEEAQVFEAHLMILNDPEFTGAIENEIKSQKINAEAALDETAQKFISIFESMTDNPYMQERAADVRDVSKRIMAHLLGKELPNPASIDHEVVVVAHDLTPSDTAQLNKKYVKGFVTDIGGRTAHSAIMARSLELPAVVGTDSITKDVENGQMLIVDGLDGDVIIEPTEAQIAEYKQKGEDFLKQKAEWRKLKDQPSVTADGKKFTIAANIGTPNDMPGVHENGAEAIGLYRTEFLYMDSSDFPTEDDQFEAYKKVIEGMNGKQVIIRTMDIGGDKHLDYWDLPEEMNPFLGVRAIRLSLKNEEIFRTQLRALLRASAYGKLGIMFPMIGTLDELRKAKAILNEEKDKLVKKGVKISDDLQVGMMIEVPAAAVLADQFAKEVDFFSIGTNDLIQYTMAADRGNDNVSYLYQPYNPSVLRLIKHTIDGAHENGIWCGMCGEAAGDNIMFPILLSMGLDEYSMSATSILRIRSLMKKLNTEDLKELANKACYVSETAEENEKLVEDLMKKLIK; from the coding sequence ATGACCAAGACTTTAAAAGGTATTGCCGCAAGTGACGGTATTGCCGTTGCTCCAGCATATCTTTTGGTAGAGCCTGATCTTTCATTTGCTAAAAAGACAGTAGATTCAGTTGAAGATGAAGTAGCTCGCTATAAGAAAGCTATCGCAGATTCAACTGCAGAAGTGGAAAAAATTCGTGATACTGCTAAGAAGAGCTTAGGTGAAGAAGAAGCTCAAGTTTTTGAAGCACACCTCATGATTTTGAATGATCCAGAATTTACTGGCGCTATTGAAAATGAAATCAAGAGCCAAAAGATTAATGCCGAAGCTGCACTTGATGAAACTGCACAAAAGTTTATCTCAATTTTTGAATCAATGACAGATAATCCATATATGCAAGAACGTGCAGCTGATGTACGCGACGTTTCAAAGCGTATTATGGCCCACTTACTTGGTAAAGAATTACCAAATCCAGCTTCAATTGATCATGAAGTTGTTGTTGTAGCTCACGACTTAACTCCAAGTGACACTGCTCAACTTAACAAGAAATATGTTAAGGGTTTTGTTACTGATATTGGTGGTCGTACTGCTCACTCAGCAATTATGGCTCGTTCACTTGAACTTCCAGCTGTTGTTGGTACTGATTCAATCACTAAGGATGTTGAAAATGGTCAAATGTTAATCGTTGATGGCCTTGATGGTGATGTAATCATTGAACCAACTGAAGCTCAAATTGCTGAATACAAGCAAAAAGGTGAAGACTTCTTAAAGCAAAAAGCTGAATGGCGTAAATTAAAGGATCAACCTTCTGTTACTGCTGATGGTAAGAAGTTTACCATTGCTGCTAACATTGGTACTCCAAACGATATGCCAGGTGTTCACGAAAACGGTGCTGAAGCTATTGGTTTATACAGAACCGAATTCTTGTACATGGATTCTTCAGACTTCCCAACCGAAGATGATCAATTCGAAGCTTACAAGAAAGTTATCGAAGGTATGAACGGTAAGCAAGTTATCATCAGAACTATGGATATTGGTGGTGACAAGCATCTTGACTACTGGGATTTACCAGAAGAAATGAACCCATTCTTGGGTGTTCGTGCTATTAGACTTTCACTTAAGAACGAAGAAATTTTCCGTACTCAATTAAGAGCTTTGCTTCGTGCTTCTGCATACGGTAAGCTTGGTATCATGTTCCCAATGATTGGTACTTTAGATGAATTACGCAAGGCAAAAGCTATCTTAAATGAAGAAAAGGATAAATTGGTTAAGAAGGGCGTTAAGATCAGTGACGACTTACAAGTTGGTATGATGATCGAAGTTCCTGCTGCAGCTGTTTTAGCTGACCAATTTGCTAAGGAAGTTGACTTCTTCTCAATTGGTACTAACGACTTGATTCAATACACTATGGCTGCTGACCGTGGTAATGATAATGTTTCATACTTGTACCAACCATATAACCCATCCGTACTTCGTTTGATTAAGCACACTATTGATGGTGCTCATGAAAACGGTATTTGGTGTGGTATGTGTGGTGAAGCTGCTGGTGATAATATCATGTTCCCAATTTTACTTTCAATGGGACTTGATGAATACTCAATGAGTGCAACTTCAATCTTGCGTATTAGAAGCTTGATGAAGAAGCTTAATACTGAAGATCTTAAGGAATTAGCGAACAAGGCATGTTACGTTTCAGAAACTGCTGAAGAAAACGAAAAGTTAGTTGAAGACTTAATGAAGAAGCTTATCAAGTAG
- a CDS encoding phosphocarrier protein HPr: protein MEKRDFHIIAETGIHARPATLLVQAASKFGSDINLEYNGKSVNLKSIMGVMSLGVGQNADVTITAEGDDEKDALDAIADTMKKEGLAE from the coding sequence ATGGAAAAACGCGATTTTCATATTATTGCAGAAACAGGTATTCATGCACGTCCAGCTACTTTGTTAGTACAAGCAGCTTCAAAGTTTGGTTCAGACATTAACTTGGAATACAACGGTAAGTCTGTAAACTTGAAGTCAATCATGGGCGTTATGTCACTTGGTGTTGGTCAAAATGCTGACGTTACTATCACTGCTGAAGGTGATGACGAAAAGGACGCATTGGACGCAATTGCAGATACTATGAAAAAAGAAGGTTTAGCTGAATAA